The proteins below are encoded in one region of Streptomyces sp. NBC_00490:
- a CDS encoding DUF4235 domain-containing protein has protein sequence MAKKKKLKLPLLYKPVGFALGWSSGALAGLAFQKAWKAIRHEDDAPDALDRDRGWGEILVAAAVQGAIFAVVRSAVDRTGAKAIERSTGVWPTDDKGGRD, from the coding sequence ATGGCCAAGAAGAAGAAGTTGAAGCTCCCCCTCCTCTACAAGCCCGTCGGGTTCGCGCTGGGCTGGTCGAGCGGTGCGCTGGCGGGCCTCGCCTTCCAGAAGGCGTGGAAGGCGATACGCCACGAGGACGACGCTCCCGACGCGCTGGACCGGGATCGCGGCTGGGGAGAGATCCTGGTGGCCGCGGCCGTCCAGGGCGCCATCTTCGCGGTGGTGCGCAGCGCGGTGGACCGCACGGGCGCGAAGGCCATCGAGCGGTCCACCGGGGTCTGGCCGACCGACGACAAGGGCGGCCGGGACTGA
- a CDS encoding glutathione S-transferase family protein yields the protein MSGNRAYGSKTFKRSKAHFTDRITADGRDGWPVEAGRYRLVVSRACPWASRSLVSRRLLGLEDAISLAVADPIQDDRSWRFTLDPDDRDPVLGIRFLSEAYERREPGHPGGVSVPAIVDVPSGKLVTNDYQQITLDLATEWTALHRDGAPDLYPRALRDEIDSVMADVYEDVNNGVYRAGFATEQEEYEEACAGVFRRLELLTPRLARQRYLVGDTITEADIRLFTTLVRFDAVYHGHFKCNRWKLTENKVLWGYVRDLYQTPGFGDTVDFDHIKRHYYQVHSGINPTGIVPLGPDTEGWLTAHHREELGGRPFGDGTPPDPVPDDTDRH from the coding sequence ATGAGCGGCAACCGCGCGTACGGCAGCAAGACGTTCAAGCGGTCCAAGGCCCATTTCACCGACCGCATCACCGCGGACGGCCGTGACGGATGGCCCGTGGAGGCGGGCCGCTACCGGCTGGTGGTCAGCCGGGCCTGTCCGTGGGCGAGCCGGTCCCTGGTGTCGCGGCGGCTGCTCGGTCTGGAGGACGCCATCTCACTGGCCGTCGCGGACCCGATCCAGGACGACCGCAGCTGGCGTTTCACCCTCGATCCGGACGACCGCGACCCGGTCCTCGGCATCCGCTTCCTGAGCGAGGCCTACGAGCGGCGCGAGCCCGGCCACCCCGGCGGGGTGAGCGTGCCCGCCATCGTGGACGTGCCGAGCGGCAAGCTGGTCACCAACGACTACCAGCAGATCACCCTGGACCTCGCCACCGAGTGGACGGCCCTGCACCGCGACGGCGCCCCGGACCTGTACCCGAGGGCGCTGCGCGACGAGATCGACAGCGTGATGGCGGACGTCTACGAGGATGTGAACAACGGTGTGTACCGGGCGGGCTTCGCCACCGAACAGGAGGAGTACGAGGAAGCCTGCGCGGGCGTCTTCAGGCGCCTGGAGCTGCTGACGCCGCGGCTGGCACGGCAGCGCTATCTGGTCGGCGACACGATCACCGAGGCGGACATCCGGCTGTTCACCACACTGGTCCGTTTCGACGCCGTCTATCACGGTCACTTCAAGTGCAACCGCTGGAAGCTGACGGAGAACAAGGTGCTGTGGGGGTACGTCCGCGACCTCTACCAGACGCCGGGCTTCGGTGACACGGTCGACTTCGACCACATCAAACGGCACTACTACCAGGTGCACTCCGGGATCAACCCGACCGGCATCGTGCCGCTCGGACCGGACACGGAGGGCTGGCTGACCGCGCATCACCGCGAGGAGCTGGGCGGTCGGCCGTTCGGCGACGGGACACCGCCGGACCCGGTGCCGGACGACACCGACCGGCACTGA
- a CDS encoding cation diffusion facilitator family transporter, which translates to MLVALLANLVIAVAKAVGGLIAHSPALLSEAAHSVADSLNEVFLLAALRRSRRPADRRHPFGYGKERYFWSLLAAVGIFVMGGCFSFFQGFEALRGGAEEELSGYVAGLIVLGVALLAEGGSLVRALYQVRRQGGVGDGVRDPALRTVIAEDGTAVLGVTLAMVGMALHMITGEVVWEASASLAIGALLVFVAYRLGRDARDQLIGAAADPQTSDRIRSLLAAQPEIDSVEALFTMQTGLESCLVAARVDLMPGLDSERVEEVAVRIKRSVAATFPETDQIFLDITDRPAREARESPAATGERGGA; encoded by the coding sequence GTGCTGGTCGCGCTGCTCGCCAACCTGGTGATCGCGGTCGCCAAGGCCGTCGGCGGCCTGATCGCGCACTCGCCGGCCCTGCTGTCGGAGGCGGCCCACTCCGTGGCAGACAGCCTCAACGAGGTCTTCCTCCTCGCCGCGCTGCGCCGCAGCCGCCGCCCCGCCGACCGGCGCCACCCCTTCGGCTACGGCAAGGAGCGCTACTTCTGGTCGCTGCTCGCCGCCGTCGGTATCTTCGTCATGGGCGGCTGCTTCTCCTTCTTCCAGGGCTTCGAGGCCCTGCGCGGCGGCGCCGAGGAGGAGCTCAGCGGCTACGTCGCGGGCCTGATCGTGCTCGGGGTCGCCCTCCTCGCCGAGGGCGGCTCCCTGGTGCGGGCCCTGTACCAGGTGCGGCGGCAGGGCGGCGTCGGCGACGGCGTCCGCGACCCGGCCCTGCGCACGGTGATCGCCGAGGACGGCACGGCGGTGCTCGGCGTCACCCTCGCCATGGTGGGCATGGCCCTGCACATGATCACCGGGGAGGTCGTGTGGGAGGCGTCCGCGTCGCTGGCGATCGGGGCGCTGCTCGTCTTCGTCGCCTACCGGCTCGGCCGCGACGCACGCGACCAGCTGATCGGCGCCGCCGCCGATCCGCAGACCAGCGACCGGATCCGGTCCCTGCTGGCCGCGCAGCCCGAGATCGACAGCGTGGAAGCGCTGTTCACGATGCAGACGGGGCTGGAGTCCTGCCTGGTGGCCGCCCGGGTCGACCTGATGCCGGGGCTCGACAGCGAACGGGTCGAGGAGGTCGCCGTCCGTATCAAGCGGTCGGTCGCCGCCACCTTCCCCGAGACGGACCAGATCTTCCTGGACATCACCGACCGGCCCGCCCGGGAGGCACGAGAAAGCCCCGCCGCGACGGGGGAACGCGGCGGGGCCTGA
- a CDS encoding nitroreductase family deazaflavin-dependent oxidoreductase: MPLEGEYEPSPTGWVREQVELYESSGGTKGTTLQDTGMPVIILTTLGARSGKIRKTPLMRVEHDGRYAAVASLGGAPKHPVWYHNVKADPRVELQDGPEKREMTAREVTGAEKAEWWERAVAAYPPYADYQKNTDREIPVFVLEPAATD, from the coding sequence ATGCCTCTCGAGGGCGAGTACGAGCCCAGTCCTACCGGGTGGGTGCGCGAGCAGGTGGAGCTGTACGAGAGCTCCGGCGGCACCAAGGGCACCACTCTGCAGGACACGGGAATGCCCGTCATCATCCTGACCACCCTGGGTGCCAGGAGCGGCAAGATCCGCAAGACTCCGCTGATGCGGGTCGAGCACGACGGGCGGTACGCCGCCGTCGCCTCACTGGGCGGGGCGCCCAAGCACCCGGTCTGGTACCACAACGTCAAGGCCGATCCCCGGGTGGAGCTCCAGGACGGGCCGGAGAAGCGGGAGATGACCGCCCGCGAGGTCACCGGCGCCGAGAAGGCCGAGTGGTGGGAGCGCGCGGTGGCGGCCTATCCGCCGTACGCCGACTACCAGAAGAACACGGACCGGGAGATCCCGGTCTTCGTGCTCGAACCGGCCGCCACCGACTGA
- a CDS encoding nuclear transport factor 2 family protein: MTTTATTATTRAVTEELLRRIGAGDPERIAELYADQSDWKLNWPQDEHGSPATPWIRPRSSRADAAAHFRELAAHHLPGHAATEIERILVDGADAVVLGEIRQTARATGRPYRARFALHLTVEDGLIVRHHVYEDSLAVARAFAP; the protein is encoded by the coding sequence ATGACCACCACCGCCACCACCGCGACGACCCGTGCCGTGACCGAGGAACTGCTGCGGCGCATCGGCGCGGGCGACCCGGAGCGGATCGCCGAGCTCTACGCCGATCAGAGCGACTGGAAGCTGAACTGGCCGCAGGACGAGCACGGCAGCCCCGCCACCCCGTGGATCCGGCCCCGCTCCAGCCGGGCGGACGCCGCCGCCCACTTCCGCGAACTGGCGGCCCATCACCTCCCGGGCCATGCGGCCACCGAGATCGAGCGCATCCTCGTCGACGGCGCCGACGCCGTGGTCCTCGGCGAGATCCGGCAGACCGCCCGGGCGACAGGGCGTCCCTATCGCGCCAGGTTCGCCCTGCACCTGACCGTCGAGGACGGCCTGATCGTCCGTCACCACGTCTACGAGGACAGCCTCGCCGTCGCCCGCGCCTTCGCACCGTGA
- a CDS encoding LysE family transporter: MTAALVAGLLAGYGIAVPVGAVATYLVSLTARTSLRTGVCAALGVATADGLYALLATVGGAALAAALRPALGPLRWASALLLLALAVRGAVIAVRQYRGRRLTTRADPPPPSPARAYLALLGITLLNPTTVIYFAALVLGTRTTDAVRPLEQGVFVAAAFLASASWQLLLAGGGALLGRVLTGRRGRLVTAVVSSGVIMGLAVRMMLPS; the protein is encoded by the coding sequence GTGACCGCCGCGCTCGTCGCGGGGCTGCTCGCGGGATACGGCATCGCCGTGCCCGTCGGCGCGGTCGCGACCTACCTCGTCTCCCTCACCGCCCGTACCTCCCTGCGCACCGGGGTCTGCGCCGCTCTCGGCGTCGCGACCGCCGACGGGCTGTACGCCCTGCTGGCCACGGTCGGGGGCGCCGCCCTCGCCGCCGCTCTGCGTCCGGCGCTCGGGCCGCTGCGCTGGGCCTCCGCCCTGCTGCTGCTCGCATTGGCGGTACGGGGTGCGGTCATCGCCGTACGGCAGTACCGCGGACGCCGGCTCACCACCCGCGCCGATCCGCCTCCCCCGAGCCCCGCGCGGGCGTATCTGGCGCTGCTCGGGATCACCCTGCTCAACCCGACCACCGTGATCTACTTCGCGGCCCTGGTCCTCGGCACCCGCACGACCGACGCGGTCCGCCCCCTGGAACAGGGGGTGTTCGTCGCGGCGGCCTTCCTCGCCTCCGCGAGCTGGCAGCTGCTGCTGGCCGGGGGTGGCGCACTGCTCGGCAGGGTGCTGACCGGCAGACGGGGGCGGCTGGTGACGGCCGTGGTGTCGAGCGGCGTGATCATGGGGCTGGCCGTGCGGATGATGCTGCCGTCGTGA